tcaccctttcagccgtgggggcgttataatgtgacggtcaatcccactatttgttggtaaaagagtagcccaagagttggcggtgggtggtgatgactagctaccttccctctagtcttacactgctaaattagggacggctagcgcagatagccctcgtgtagctttgcgcgaaattcaacaacaacaaacaaatcatggGTAATATATGATTTtcgtgtaaaataaaatgttttgtataattaagTTATTTGACTTTGTTTATGTCGACATTCAAAGGTAAATCCTACTATGAGGAATGATATTTGGACTTAATGGTTAGGTGATCTTGAGAGTCACTATTTTAATGAGGAAATGTTGTCATTTCATCCAAAAGCGTTTGTCCTAATtacagaataacaatattaatgaaatatcttACACTTGGTTTCATTAAGATGTTAAATTTTCCGTATCATAAGAAATGTCTCTCTAGGTATAATTTCTCCATTTGGTTTGAACgataaattttcattattatagttGTGCTCATGTCGTCCACTGATTCTCCCCATTTATCAGCTTTTTTATACAATTATgctattatttcaaagttatggttatgaagtaaatgtttttaacaagCTGGCAAAGTATGAGTATAGCCTCCCTCTCGTGGCGCAGCGGCATGCctacggacttatactgctaaaaaccgggtttcgataccctggGTATGCGAACCACAAATAGccatttatgtagttttgtgctcaataacaaataCCAACCAcagtatgattataaataattacacttgTCTTAAGATATAAGTTTGATAATACACATTTGTTGTTGtaagaaatggtttatataaatagtattacaaccattattgtgtttgttttatcttaGTTGGCCTGAAGAGCTTTTCATTGAGCGAAACGCGTCGTTGGAAATAGATATGTCGAACTTAATGTGGTTGGAATAATATTTATTGTCATATACTCTTTgaaatctttaaattattttaggaacTATAAATAGCTCCTAGATAAACCATTAGGGACTAGTTGTTTTATAACTATTGCTTTACCTAAACTTTTATACCACATACAGAATCAAGTTTGGCAGCCCTCATATTGTTGCCATTCCAAGACGTATTCGAATGTACtatgtttatttgaatttagcacaGATCACCCAATAATGGGTAGGTCCTAAACGTTTTTTAATTAGCATCGTATCTAGTGCTTTTATTTCTTCAAACCTCgctgaatattttaattcatattatCTCAGCTGATTTGAAGAGTTCACTGAGCGAAACGCCTCATGAGGGTAGCCACGATTATGAAAAAAACGATTTCAGTTATGAAGCGCAGACTACAAAATCACCAGTGTCACTGCTCGATTTCTGTTCAGTGCCTTTAATGAATTAGGACTTTGAGACATTATTTTTCACGTGTATCAGATGgctaaaatataaatgtaaatttctGTGAGCGGCTGTGAGTTTATAAGGAACTCTGGTCGTGATTTTATCAGAAGTTATAGAAAGAAGAATATTCAGAAATGGTAGTGATGAATCGAAAATGTTAGACATGTAAGCCTTAGAAAggttgaaattatttatataatgaataaaagaTTCTAGTTAATAAATGTTGCCTGTGAATGTTCCAACACCTaattgcaaaattaggaacagctagcgcagattgccctcgtatagctttacgcgaaattccaaaacaaacaaacaatcatattgCGTAAGAATCTTTACCTTCACATATTAATGCCAATACTTAACAGAAACTGTTTTGTAAAACGAAAGGCGCTACATTGTTAATTTATTCACTGTGTACAACGTCATTGCAAGTGGTCAGTCGCCTATCATACCATCCTCTGTTCATGATATTGCTGTTTGTGTTCTGTGTAATACTTGTATCTATATCGTgggatatttttatataacatcgTGGAAATGGTCGATTTGTACTTTCAATCGTGTATCTTAAGTTATAgctttgttattattaaacaagcaaatacatacacatatatatttttgagaATAGAAGTGTTATAGTTGTTGTTCGATATAGGACCAAAtgaaaagaagataaaaatgaacgtgattttatgaaaatattttctgtctCGTTTGAATTACATTGTGTAAGATCCAACACATAACGGTGGTTCCTTTAGATCGTTCGAGAAGACGCTTTATTCACGAAACAGTAAATAATCAACTACATACATCGAACACTTACTGCATATCTTTtggtttcaaatttaaaatatttttacgtatAAAGTCTTCATgcagaaacaaaatgaaacagttattctgaagcttttgtaatatttcatagtTAGACCGAATACAGAAATTAAAGGTAATTAAAATACCATTAAATCTTCCTATTTCTGCCATGAATTGAATATTATGCTAATACTTTCACAAATCTCTTAGACTTGGTTTGCATTTTGCCATGTCATTAATTTTCATACAGTAAGTCTTGACAATAGAAATACACAAAACTGATAGCTCAGATCTAGATTTCAAGTTGCCAATGGCATAAAGTTACGTTACGAACACCTGCAATattcagaacaaaataaaacacttacaaTCGATAGTGGCACTAAATGACAACATAGTGTTGAGAGTATGTTTAAATCTTTTTTGGTAAAATATGGCCGCATTTTCGGCACATTTTTACTCTACAGTGATTTTCTTCTGCTTCTGGTGAAATTTCCTCATCAGCCTCTGTTATAATGTCTTCAACAGTGCTTTCTGGTTCTTTTTTAGAACTCCTAACAACGATATCTTGTTTAGCTTTTCCATTGTAACAAACCTGTTTACAAGGCACTAAGGTATTAGAACCAGTAGTAAACTTTTGGAGCTCTTCTTTATTTTCATCTTCTGGGAGACTAACGGTCGTTGCCATAAATGTGTTCATCAGGTCCATTGTCGAATCAAGACTATACTTTTTATCGCTGACCATTAATCCACGAATACGACGTCTAAGAGCTGGGCTGTCTTTTGCTACAACACGAAGATTATTTCCAAATCTTCGGACAAATTCTTGGATCACATCTTTGTTGTCAAATATGGCAACAAAACTGCCATTCATAATCTTTGGTGTTAAAGGACTATTGGCAAGTAACAAGCTTGTGCCAAAGTCTGGAGTCTGCTTTTTTATTTCTCCAATTGGCCGAGCCCTTCTTGCAGTATCAGATGGAACTCCGTAGATTTTAAGAACCTGCGAAGCTGTATTTTGTATAATACTCCAATCATGTCTGATGTCATCAGAAGTAGTTCGGGTAGAAGTGACTGTGAATCTGATGACATATTTTCCTTTTAAGGAGGCAGGAACGCAGTGTAGTTTACCACTGGTATTCAGAGTCTTCAAGAGTCTTTCCGTTAATTCATTGTTGccctaaaatatatatacatacagcttttaaatatatatatatatatttcctcatgtataagaaacatatttaTGCAAAGATTGGAGCTAATTAGTTTGTTAGGGTTCTCCTTGTTAATTCAGACTTCTTCTAATAATTTAGAAAAGATGAAAATGGGTAAGTTTattagaaatgaaatatatttaataggtTGCTTTAATTATAACCAGTTACGATAATGTTAACATTATAAAGTGGTATTGACTTTATTCCAAACACGAAGAAATGAGACGCTAACAACCTTAATATCTTACGTATGTTTAGTCATCAAAACAATTTTCTTACTGTAAGAAACTTTATATGAAGTTAATAACCGAATCATATAAAAGTCTGCACTCACACGTAATGTGCATTGACATGAGTGTGCTGTGGTAAATAAAATGTGTTGattttttctttcacattaatatattttgtgctAATAATGCAATTCTCTGTGTAAGTCGACGTACTAAATAACTTACGCAACCATTCAGTTTGACATATGGAGAGTGTAATCGTTTTTATGTAATCGATCAAACAAAGACGTCTCTTTCTACGACCCTACATGGGTATAGGGACAGTATAAGATTAACAATAATGCTAAATAGACAAAATAGGCAAcgtgtaaaaaaaatattctaactcTGGTTAGTAGCTAATGGCACTattcttgtaatttatttatttttaatcttgctcaaagctacacgagagttgtctgcgctcgtcgtccctaatttagtagtgtaagactagagagaaggcagatagtcatcgccatccaccgccaactctttttaccaacgtatagtgggattgaccgtcatattatatcgCCCcaacggctcaaagggcgagcatgtttggtgtgacgaggattcgaaatcgtgaccctcagattacgagacgagtgcgttaaccacctggccatgccgggctcataaattttttaatgttttttattaaagtttattcaGCAATTCATTTTTTATAAGAGTTGGGGTAAAATTGTAGTTGTAGGACAGGTCTCActtaaaatacattgaaaacagTCAAGTTTCATGTAAGATTGTCATCTCTTGATATTACTTTGTCACACGATGTTGTGTCAAAGGCCGAATTTTTGTAATCATAAGTGTCACAGTTATTGTTGTCACTCTCATTCTTTTCGATTTTAACTTTCAGTTACAATTATAACAGATACTGTAATAGGGTTACTGGCAACAGTGACACATTTAAACCGGAAAGTATGAAGACAGATTAACATAATTTTATGCGAAATTAGTTTTCACTGTCTACTCTGGcacttagttttgttttattgtcataACTATACAATTATACAATAACCTAGGGACAATTAGGGATTCCAGATAGTTCAAGCAGAGTTTCTAGAAATTCAGTTATTGTACACACGTTTTCAATGATTAATGCTGAAATTTATAATGACAAAAACCTAATGGGTACAAAAAATCTCATAACAATCATGTTTACTCGACCATTTTcgaatctgtttgtttttgaattttcgcacaacactactcgagggctatctgtgctagccgttcctaattttgcagtgtaagactaaagggaaggcagctagtcatcaccacccaccgccaactcttgggctactcttttaccaacgaatagtgggattgaccgtcacattataacgcccccacggctgagagggcgagcatgtttggcgcgagtcgggcgcgaacccgcgaccctcagattacgagcgcatgccttaacgcgctcggccatgccgggcctttgcgAAAGAGAGTTGAAAACAAGTACACAaacgaaaatataaaatgatgattCATAAAAATAGCctgttaaatttgaaataaagtttaacgtttcatatatatatatattcattctaCTTCTTGTGTAAATTATAAATGTGTTAACTTCCACTTCGACTTTTATGTCAATACATTATTTCTGGAAATCAACTACGTTTCTAGGAATAAATTCTGTACAGTTGATAATTTCTACCAGTTATAATAATGATAGTTTAGTTTATCAAATTAATGTACATATTTTACCTTCAGCCGAAACACTACCATTCCTAGATGCCTTTTGGCGGGAATCTCAAACCTCCTGTCCGTCAGCACTAAATCTTCTAACTCTGAAGCTAGTAGAACACCCTAGGACAGACAAACAAATTcctgttattataaatttcacGTGAaaatcattttcctgtaattatAATCACCACCCAACAAAAAACTGAGTTGTAAGACTTTAAGTTCTTTGACacgtacaatttttttttacaactcaGTAACAAACAAAGATGGCGTTTTGTTTGAGAATAAGATAACAAAATACTgcacaaataaaaacatatcaaaaggtaaaaattgtgtaaaaaaaaaggtttgtattaagtatttctagaaaatattctgaaaatatcTTAGATATTAGAAAAATCAGATATATTTTCCAGCAAACACATATCTCAGTCAAATCTAAAGCATTGCATGAAGGGAGATAAACAAATCTACCTCTTACTTGAGAGTTCaagtaagtattttattatatactaGCGTAATGTACACTCGCTTCGTTGCGGGATTCAAAGGTTCCCCTCATGATTCACAGAGATCCCAATGTACCAATTAGACTAATCTATTATTCTCAATTTCTTCTATGTCAGTCCCAATGGGGCAATATCTGAAAAAAagccaacaacaaaaaacccgGCCAAGGTTCTTAGCGCGTGTGTCAAGTTTGATCTAGTTAATTAGCTTCAACAGAAAATCAAACGTGGTGTCCTTAGGATCCAGAGGGAAGGGAGGGGAAGGGGAGGCAAACGcatatttattattgttcatttctcgataaagtaaaaacaaacaaacaaacattttaacattggAACTACATAGTATATAACTTACACCAACTGTCGTATCACGTCTAGAAACCAGGTCGACTTGaacatttaaagttttttcttcaCGTGACGTCATGTGAACCTGGTCTTGTGGAATTTAAAACAACATTCATGTTTCATACGAAAAGTGcaatattaaattagttaaatatattaagcATATTTAACCAGGAAGACTGGTCTTCAACTAATTAAACACACCATTCTTACCTTGCGAACATGGTCTTGCAATCCTTTTACACCATAATTACGTATGACAAACCACAATTTTAAAGCTCGAAACCGCTTACTGAGAGGTATCTGCCAGtgctgaaaacaaataaaacataagcaattaacaTAAGAACTAATGTAGTGTACTATTCATCTGTAAAGTATCTTTTCAAACAAGTAATACGTTGAAAGCAATAGCTATAAACCAACGCGAAGTTCACAATAAAAAATAGTTCagttattaagataaaaatatgtgtgtaaattttacagaaaagGGATGTTTACTGAGAAAGTTAAATACTTACCATAAAATCTACTGCAAGTCCTGaaataaatatgagaaaataATCAAAGAACCATGCGAAGATTTATTTACACTTGTATTTCTATATCTATAGAGATAAGTTTATAACACGAATATATAAGGCATTTTGAAAAGAGAAACCACACAAAATACTTACTGTCAATTACTTACCGTGTTACTCAGTtatcatttttttacattaatatttgataaaaacatgTAAGTACGAAAAgacaaaaaagaatatttttatcaaacattagaAAGACAACATATAAATATctctattattgtattattacgaaataattatttttatacaacacATATATAGTCCTTACCAGAGTTTTCATGTTGCAAATATAACGGGTCGACATTGAAAGTTCGATGAAGAGCGCTACTTTTCTTGACCctgtaaaagtgaaaaaaaacaaaaaaactaatctCACAAGAGATTCTTTGgtgttgtataatattttgttttcgatTTTAGGATAATTTCAGGACTTTCTTTATAAAAACTCAATATCAAAGTTTTGATGATACAGGTCAACTCCTAGTTACTTACAGGCAAATTACACAATGAACTAACTGGTCCGAAATGTAAAATGCAGAGAACCGAGAGTATATCCAAACTTCATAACATTACGAGTGTTCCTAACTTACCGCTATTTACTGTGTATGacagtatgaaatataaaaaaaaatgtattgtacaacacTTTGCACATTTGCTTTATAGGTTTTATCCAGTTTACTGGTACTTACTACTTGGATGAACACTAGAAGCCCGCCATCAtccacttttaaaaattaaaagttaaatataagtaACTAAACCTATTTTACGCCACCTCTAATTATATTAGTctacagtgatgtcgagaaaacccacttgtagagaaatatatatgcaaaaacggctcgtttgggttgagaaaatattttacattgaagagcgaacaaggtttcgaccttcttcggtcatcgtcaggtcaaatattttctcaacccaaacgagccgtttttgcatatatgtaTTAGTCTACAGTTTACAGAAACTTAACACGTGACGGCTCCATCTTGGTATATTGTTATCGAAAGTTAAATACAAGAGAACGAGAGAATTCAAATCTTATATATTTATCTTCCTTATCTACAGTACAAGAGTATTGAAATCATACATATTTATCCTTACCTATTGTATCAGAATACTAATATCATACATATTTATCCTTATATACAATCTACAGTTTATAGACGTTTACCACATGGCTGTGCAGTCAAAGTGCACCATCATCCACTTTGAAGGGTTAAATGCAAAGGATTCAGCGTATTCAATACCATCCATCCACGCCCGAAATTCTGGACAGATAAAGGCAGTTCCTGCGTAAGCTGCATCCACATGAAGCCAGATATTTTCTTGGGTACCTATTGATTAAGAAGTAATTGTACTTTAGGAACTTTTATTAGTTCCACGATCAATTGTTGAGTTAACTCACTTTATTAGAcctaaatatcttttttttaatactgtttaacACTTAGAGATGCTCCATAAAACTATCAGTTTTAGAAACAACTCGTTATTTTAACCACTCATCTCAGAGCAACTCTTAAAGAACCGCTACAGGTACgcataaaaaaaaatagtttgtgaCTTATATAGTAATTAGATTCATGATGCAAGGGGATATGCTGTCGACAAAAGACCTTcgatataaattacactttaaagTAGTCTCTTCAATTCTGGccaaaaataagaaaagtgtaatTTAAGTTTACCAGTTTTGATAGTAGGTTCAATCCCTACATCATTCTCACtttcatactttaaaatatatattaaagtatatatatttacagcagTTTCTATTATTAACGTTTGCGtttaaatgtacaataaatacCAGCGGTGGAAAAAAGTAATAGTTCTGGGAGTATCTATGTAAGAGATCCAGAATGTGTGTAGAATtaggtaaataaaactaaatctgGCTTAGATATCTCTGGACAAAAAATTAGAAGTACGAAGTCATGCTGGCACTATGAGTGCTGAACATTACACTAATTGGGTTTATATATGCTCGTGATGTTACTATAACTgtaaccaggggcgtagattttttacacccgatgggggaagatgatttttgcaaccacttatgtggactgttcaatttgcagattggtaatctctgattacgtgaacccgaaagctgtaaacatgcagtcacagagtaatcttgttgccacaatacttgcatgtatacttaggcctactgactgatacttacaaattatcgcttagatcgaaaagcttagaagcacgcctatattaaagatgtacatttcggatactgaaaaagcctacatctaggcctaattatgtaattcgattggaaagaacacgagaatcacaagaacaaacacacaatttgtaggcctgtgatgcaataaaacaattcaatagaCCAAATTGTAGGGGGGGGATggttgtatgcaccatacccccacctaaaatgaagggggatgtatcccaaccttccccccaggatctacgcccctgactgTAACACACTAgtagttttgttgtcattttaaTTGGCACTATGAACGTCTGCAAACGTTTACTTTAAACATAGCCCTTGTTTATTGGCAGTCGAAATTAAGGACTTAACAATAACAGTTCGAAACTATAGTCATAAATACCaattatttccttaaaaaatattattttaattttggggTTTTCTATGGTTAAAAATACGTCTATTTACCTTTCAGTAAATTTGTCGCTGCTACCTAAACCTAATAAgatgtatttcatattattacaaaaaatgagAGTTATGTTAAGACAACAGTACGAGTTTGGAAGTTTTAACGAACTGACGTCTTACAAATCTGGTGGTAGTTTTAGGCTTAAAAAGTTTAGGCTAGAGTGAATTATAATAGTTATTGTCGAACAGTGTAACCGGAGAATGTAATTACTTTGCAAACATGTAAAGCTGcgtaatgttttgttgttgtagtaAATCTAATAAATGAGATTTCTGTAAAAAGAAATTGACTTAAAGGATTCGTATAATAACAGCAAATACAGATCGTACATATTTGGCAATTTTACATATGTTTGtaactttaattatattcatGCTTGTGTTCAGTGGTTCAACAGTAAAATTGATGATTTATGCGTTAAAAACGGTATCTGTGATGGGTGCAGTGCAAAAAGTtacttgtgcagctttgtgcttaaacaaagAAACAGCACGTaagcttaaaaacaacaacagaatcagTTATATTTCATACATACGTAATATAGAGGTATTTACTAGGCCACATTAAAAACACAGGATAATAATAAATTCGATAACGATACCAATAAGTCCTTTCACCTTGAGAAACATCGTTAGAGTTTCTTGAGTGTAAGACTGTATGCAGGGCTATTTACACTACGAAGTTATCGAAATCCAAGTTTTCGCATTGTAAGATTTCTAGTTCACTGGTTATCAAACGTACTGAACAAATACGAggtatatacagggtggcccgtatatatcttatgtatccagtgtatctgtgtgctgtccctcattcttgctgcataatattatgcgacgattatgtcacaatacgctcttcaagtgtaaatgggttTACAGTGGCCACTTACGGGCCATCCTGTAGATAGGGGCACTGTCTGAAAACTGAGACCTACCGTTCtagcttaccgctgagccaatagGGGGCTTTTAGTTTTACCAAAGTCATTATATTACAATAGGTAAATAAAAAAGCACTAGTTTCAACttgaaaataactattttacttttcaaaagtcTGCGTTTAAGTTAagtatatttaactgttttacaGAGAAAGTAAATCTATCCTCTAGGCTTCACTTACATGTAGGTCCAATTTCTCGAAGATTATCAAAAGCACAAGCACCAGTTGTTCCGAGTGTGGCACAaagctgaaaaaaatataaaaaaatctttagttatttttaatcttttgatATCCTACATTTTTTCGAAACCATAGGCATTATATAAAACCAACAAATCACGATAAATAGcaattgtttttcatatttagaaTTTCATTTTTGGATGATTTTGCATAGTctttaatgattttacttttatcttaCGATAGGTGGACTACAGATTTAACGAATATATTGTCTAAACTGATTGATATTAAATGGAATAAGTATCTTGATCACTAGCGGATTCAGAGGCTGTACGGCCGCCCTCCCCTTTTCATAGTTTTGCGCCGTAAAGTTCTAGAGTTCGCTCCTTTTAacaatacataattttaataaaatgttttatttcttgccTCTCTCAGCTACACGCcagtaatttgtattttattttaatgtgatgtatcatcTGATATAAATGATGAATGCTGAAATGATATGGCGCCAGTCCAGACGTCCGCAACCTCCTTCTGATATCCTATATCAGTTACTGATCTTGACGATATCTTAGTAAACTTGTTTGTATATCAAGCTTTAGCAGCTTAAAACTGTTTTTAGTCAAACAGTTTCTAAAGGCGATGTGTATGAACATTATTATTGTTGATAAAGACATAGTTTTTAATCAGAGAGTTGTCAGAGTGGTTGTGTACGAACACATCCGATTGCATCAACATCACCGAAAATACTTAAAGCACGTTGCCATACGATCAATATACTAATCAAACTTATCTGTAAAAGGAGTGAAAGTCATTGCTATGCTTGAGTCGCGTCCCATTTCTCAATTATACCACAGCTTGAGCTAAGTCACTTTCCAGGCTTGGTCATGATATTTCACTTGTATGATACATTGTGAAGGCGGCTAATGTATATTTGTCAACTAATACTTTTTCAATTCATtctagggctcggcatggccaagcgtgttaaggcgttcgacttgtaatctgagggtcgcgggttcgaatttccgttgcaccaaacgtgttccccttttcaaccgtggggacattataatgtgacagtcaatcccactattagttggtaaaagagtagcccaaaagttggcggtgggtggtgatgactagctcccttccttctggtcttaaactgctaaattagagacggctagtagagatagccctcgagtagctttgttcgaaataaaaaaaaaaaacaacatattcaaATCAATTCATTCACGACATagcaaaaattaaaacacttactcatgaataactttaaaatacatataatgatgttttaagaaaatagtaCTGGCATGTACGCATCTCTTGATGATACATGTTAATGTTTTCTTGATTTATGAATTCCTCTCACAATTTTTGACAAATCGATTTGAATTATTTGCACGTGGGCTCTGAcgacaaaataataatgaatacgGATATGTAAAATAGTTGTATGGGGGAATGAGGGGACGACAAAATTTGTCTTTACAGGCTTGTTGCATGTGTTGTaaggtacaaagctacacaataagatATTTGTTCTATGCTTTCCTCGAGTATCcaaacctaatttttagcattaGGATCCCTCGTATTTACCGCTGAGGTTTGACTAAACtgattattttagaattttgtacTAACGTGTGAGGACCTATACAGAACAATACCTAAATCCATGTTTGGGAAATTTTCAGATTTTGGATCATCATACATGAGTCAAAGGAGTTTTAAGGATTCTCAGAACTGTCAGTCAGTTTATtagtagttttacttttatatcttaCAAAACATGAAGGGGTTCTCTTGGGAAAGAGTAATGGTATTACTTGGAAGATATTATAGATACCGAGCTACTTAAGGTGGGTCtagattaatattaatattgaaacagTTTGGAGAAAGCTGTGAACTTGGACGGAAAATAGAAAAGGACAGCTATGGCTGGGTTGGCCGATCGGCGGTGGCAGCTTGGAGGGTGGCTAGATGGTAGTGGAGACCAAGGCTGTGGTGAAGTGACGAGTTCCTGGACCTAGAGGTTATAACTGTGATTGGTCAGAACAGGGCTTTAGATTTAAAGTTTGcttaaacattggttttaatctGGTTCTAACTTCGTTTTAACTCTAATTGAGAAGGCACCTTTTCAAGGCGGGATCACAAGATCTAACGATTCAAAACGATAATTTTTGCTATGTGTGTATGTTGGAGGGGTGTACTAGAAGAAAAGTCACTTTCATGGTCAAGGCGCCGAATAAAAATCTTAACTGTGCCGGGCTGTggttaaaaggaaagaaaaaaaaacaaagttaataatacGGTGAAACATGAGGTTTTGATACATCTTGTTGAACTGAAAACACATAAGGTGTTGACTATT
Above is a genomic segment from Tachypleus tridentatus isolate NWPU-2018 chromosome 11, ASM421037v1, whole genome shotgun sequence containing:
- the Hdc gene encoding histidine decarboxylase isoform X1, giving the protein MHWQDSHWKYRRNFKGSTSCHLQNIVLILQVEIIMDLEEYRKRGKELVDYITDYLQNIRHRRVFPDVKPGYMRLLLPEEAPIEGEPWDFIFADVERVVMPGVTHWQSPYMHAYFPALNSPVSLLGDMLADAIGCLGFTWASSPACTELEIIVMDWLGKMIGLPEEFLHTRRDSEGGGVIQTTSSEATFVALLAARTEAIRKVKSEYPELEDAEINSRLVAYCSDQAHSSVEKAGLIGLVKMRYIESDDQLSLRKDFLVKVIQHDREKGLIPFFLCATLGTTGACAFDNLREIGPTCTQENIWLHVDAAYAGTAFICPEFRAWMDGIEYAESFAFNPSKWMMVHFDCTAMWVKKSSALHRTFNVDPLYLQHENSGLAVDFMHWQIPLSKRFRALKLWFVIRNYGVKGLQDHVRKGVLLASELEDLVLTDRRFEIPAKRHLGMVVFRLKGNNELTERLLKTLNTSGKLHCVPASLKGKYVIRFTVTSTRTTSDDIRHDWSIIQNTASQVLKIYGVPSDTARRARPIGEIKKQTPDFGTSLLLANSPLTPKIMNGSFVAIFDNKDVIQEFVRRFGNNLRVVAKDSPALRRRIRGLMVSDKKYSLDSTMDLMNTFMATTVSLPEDENKEELQKFTTGSNTLVPCKQVCYNGKAKQDIVVRSSKKEPESTVEDIITEADEEISPEAEENHCRVKMCRKCGHILPKKI
- the Hdc gene encoding histidine decarboxylase isoform X2, with amino-acid sequence MDLEEYRKRGKELVDYITDYLQNIRHRRVFPDVKPGYMRLLLPEEAPIEGEPWDFIFADVERVVMPGVTHWQSPYMHAYFPALNSPVSLLGDMLADAIGCLGFTWASSPACTELEIIVMDWLGKMIGLPEEFLHTRRDSEGGGVIQTTSSEATFVALLAARTEAIRKVKSEYPELEDAEINSRLVAYCSDQAHSSVEKAGLIGLVKMRYIESDDQLSLRKDFLVKVIQHDREKGLIPFFLCATLGTTGACAFDNLREIGPTCTQENIWLHVDAAYAGTAFICPEFRAWMDGIEYAESFAFNPSKWMMVHFDCTAMWVKKSSALHRTFNVDPLYLQHENSGLAVDFMHWQIPLSKRFRALKLWFVIRNYGVKGLQDHVRKGVLLASELEDLVLTDRRFEIPAKRHLGMVVFRLKGNNELTERLLKTLNTSGKLHCVPASLKGKYVIRFTVTSTRTTSDDIRHDWSIIQNTASQVLKIYGVPSDTARRARPIGEIKKQTPDFGTSLLLANSPLTPKIMNGSFVAIFDNKDVIQEFVRRFGNNLRVVAKDSPALRRRIRGLMVSDKKYSLDSTMDLMNTFMATTVSLPEDENKEELQKFTTGSNTLVPCKQVCYNGKAKQDIVVRSSKKEPESTVEDIITEADEEISPEAEENHCRVKMCRKCGHILPKKI